The region TTATGTAAAAAATCTTCAAAATTAACTGCACCAATACCAAAACAATGTTTATAAACTAAATCAGGAGTAATAGTTTCATCTAAAATTGCAAGTTTTTTTAAATCATTCATACATAAAGACAAGTCTTGTCTATGCATAAAATATAGATTATTTAATGCTGACATTTCATATTTCATATTTAACTGTTTTGCATGATTTTCAATAAGTCTAATCGCCTCATTTGGAAATGGTGAAAACATTCGTACACTTACTGCATTTAATTTTTGTGTAAAATATCCACCCATAGTTTTAAACTCACTATCATCCATACAAGCAAAAATAACTTTTGAATCAGGGTTTGTATTACAAGCTTCTATTAAAGTTGTAACCTCTTTTTTATTTAACTTTTTTTCTAATTTTATAATTAAAATATTGTTTGAAGCAAAAAGTGAGGATTGAAGAAGTTTATCTTTAGCGTATTTAAAATCAAAATCATCAAAATACATCTTTTCTATCTCATCGGGACTACCTAATCTGTTTGCAACAAGATTAGTATAATAATCAATTAAAAAAGTTGATTGCCCATAAAACATATAAGCACTAAAAGTTTTGTTCTGATTTAATAAGTTATCGAATTCGTTTTTATACATAATGAAATATTAACTAAAATTTACTTTTTTTTACTTTTTAATTTATAATTTTATACAATTGCCTAAAAATAAAAAGGTTTTTTAAATGGACATTGAGATATCAACACCTGCACTACTTTTCCCGGCGATTTCACTACTTCTTTTAGCATATACGAATAGATTTTTAACAACAGGACAATTAATCAGGGCTCTTAGTAGTCAAGCAAGGAAAGATGGGATTAGAGAGTTTAAAGGTCAAATTGCAAATTTGAAAAAAAGACTTGAACTTACAAAATGGATGCAGTTTTTTGGTGTGGTATCTATACTTTTATGTACTATTTCTATGTTTTGTCTTTTTCTAGGTTTTTATGATATTGGAAAAAAAATCTTTGGCTTAAGTCTTATTACAATGTGTATCTCACTAGGAATTTCTCTTTGGGAAGTATATATCTCATCAAATGCTCTTGATTTGGAGTTAAAAGATTTAACAGACAAATGTAATTAAATTTAAATATTTATAAAAGTAAAAGCAATCAATGTTATAATTTTTTAAATTACATAAAAGGTTTAGTTATGCAAAAAGAGGTAAAAATTTTATGGACTACAGACAATAAAGAAACAGCTTTACATATGGTACTTTTATATGCACACAATGCAAAAATTAAAGGTTGGATGGAAGAGGTTTCTGTTTTAGTTTGGGGAGCTAGTCAAAAACTAATAGCTGAAGATAAAGAGATTCAAGAAAAAGTTAAAGCTATGATTGATGATGGAGTAAAAGTTACAGCTTGTCTCAAATGTGCTGAAAATATGCAGATTGCAGAAGGCTTAGAAGCTTGTAATATTGATATCTATTATACTGGTGAGCTTTTAAGTGATTGGATAAAAAGTGGAGATACAATAATTAGTGTCTAAGACACTAGTACCTCACACTTCCTATTATCTTTTTAGAGATTAAATCACTTGATTTAAGAATTACTCTTATTTTACTAAAAAGTACTTGCCCTTTGTAATTATCTAGATATATTTTAGCTCCACTAATTTCTGAATAAGTAACTGCTATTCCCCTTTCTGTATCAGTGATTTTTGCTTTTACTTCTTTTCCTATATTTTTTAAAGCCCATCTTGCATATTTTCTATCTTCATAGTCCCAAACCATTTGATCTATTTTTCTCTCTTGCGTAGAGATATATTCACATATAACATCTATATCTTTTGGAGTTTGTTTTGTTTTTAAAATTCTATGTAAAACTAAATCAGAGTATCTTCTAATTGGACTTGTAAAATGAGAATATGAAGCAAACCCTAGTCCAAAGTGTCCTAAGTTTTTAGAACTATATTTTGCTTGAGTTTGCGAATGAATAATGAGTTCATCAATCTCCTCACGCAAAGTCGTTTTATTTGCTTTTTCTTGTATATGTGTGATTGTAGTATGAACATCGTTTTGCAATTTTACTTTTACACCTAAAGCATTTACTTCATCTACAAGTTTTGATATGGCTTTAAATGGTGGCTCTTCGTGTATTCTAAAAATTCCTACACTATTAACTTTTTTACTAGCTTCAATATTTGCTAAAAGCATACACTCTTCTATTAGTTGATGTGAAGCAGATGATCTCTCTATCTCTACACTTTGAATATCTCCATTTTTTAATTTTAGTCTATGCTCACTACTTCTAAAATCATATCCCTTTACAAGCCTTTTTTTTCTAAATGCTTTTGTAACCTCATATAGTGGTAAAATATAATCAAAGATATTTTTCTCAGTTTGAGTAAAAGTATCAAACTTCTCTTCTAATACTCTATCAATTCTACCATATGAAAATTTCTTGTGTGAGTTTATAAGTGCTTCAAAAAGTTCTGATTTTTTCACTTCAGATTTCTCTAAATCTAAATATATTTTAAATACATATGAGTATCTATCAACACCCTCTTTTAAAGAGCATAAATCTTCACTTAACTCATTTGGCAACATTGGTAAAACTTTTGAAGGCAAATATGCAGACATAGATTTTTTATATGCTAATTCATCTAATGCACTTCCCTCTTTTACAAAATATGAAACATCGGCTATCGCTACATATAAAACTGCATTTTCCCAATCAAAATATATCGCATCATCATGGTCTTTGGCAGTATTAGGGTCAATTGTACAAAAAGGTAAATCTCTTAAATCTACTCTTTGTTTTATATCATCCATCTTAGCTTCAACTTCAATTTTTGTATTAACCCTATAATCTTCTGAATACAAATGTAGAGATATTATCTCATCAACTCTATTGTCACTTATATTTCCAAAGTTTTTTAATACTTCAAAACTTTTACTATCTATTAATAAAATATCTCCTTCAGCTAAGTTTTTATCAACTTTTGCTTGAAGTTTTATTGACTCTTTTATTGTAAAATAATTTCTATCTTTTATATAAACTAATATTTCACTTTTTTTACTATTTGAAAAAACTTTTTCCACTTTTGCTTTTATTTTACTTCTTGGATTAAAGACCCTTTTTGCAAGGACTAAATCCCCATCATATGCACCATTTAAATGTTCGAAATCTAAATTTATATTTTTATGTTCATTAAGTAAATCACAAAGAATAGCTTTATTCTTTTCTATTTTTACTATTCCAACTCTATATTTAGAGTTTATTTCATATGTTTCATTTTTTATAATAAAACCATCTTTCATAAAACCTTTCAATATCTCTATCTCTTGTTCATCAAAATCTTTTATATGTTGTTGTATCTTTTGAAATAATTCATTAAACAAATCTTAAACCTTTAAACTATTTATATATTTTAATATAACTTTTGCTAATATTATATAGTTATATATCACAAAATATACCCTAACAGAAGGAGGAGTATTTTGTTCAATAAAATCATACTCTCATTACTCTTAACATTTATATTTTCTATTAATCTTTATGCAAATAAGCCAATTCTTATTTTATATTCAGGTGTAACGATGGTTAAACCAATGAAAGAGATTGCAAAAATAATTGA is a window of Halarcobacter sp. DNA encoding:
- the holA gene encoding DNA polymerase III subunit delta encodes the protein MYKNEFDNLLNQNKTFSAYMFYGQSTFLIDYYTNLVANRLGSPDEIEKMYFDDFDFKYAKDKLLQSSLFASNNILIIKLEKKLNKKEVTTLIEACNTNPDSKVIFACMDDSEFKTMGGYFTQKLNAVSVRMFSPFPNEAIRLIENHAKQLNMKYEMSALNNLYFMHRQDLSLCMNDLKKLAILDETITPDLVYKHCFGIGAVNFEDFLHNLISSQDISLDLETLLEEGINEIYLLNQVTSFVQQLFMISSYIRVYGSANAKEILGFVPPKNVWEKKSRLAMNIKPEKFSEIIDYLLGIELELKSSKISNQNLYLQACLRKISVLIR
- a CDS encoding DUF2721 domain-containing protein, whose product is MDIEISTPALLFPAISLLLLAYTNRFLTTGQLIRALSSQARKDGIREFKGQIANLKKRLELTKWMQFFGVVSILLCTISMFCLFLGFYDIGKKIFGLSLITMCISLGISLWEVYISSNALDLELKDLTDKCN
- a CDS encoding RNB domain-containing ribonuclease; protein product: MFNELFQKIQQHIKDFDEQEIEILKGFMKDGFIIKNETYEINSKYRVGIVKIEKNKAILCDLLNEHKNINLDFEHLNGAYDGDLVLAKRVFNPRSKIKAKVEKVFSNSKKSEILVYIKDRNYFTIKESIKLQAKVDKNLAEGDILLIDSKSFEVLKNFGNISDNRVDEIISLHLYSEDYRVNTKIEVEAKMDDIKQRVDLRDLPFCTIDPNTAKDHDDAIYFDWENAVLYVAIADVSYFVKEGSALDELAYKKSMSAYLPSKVLPMLPNELSEDLCSLKEGVDRYSYVFKIYLDLEKSEVKKSELFEALINSHKKFSYGRIDRVLEEKFDTFTQTEKNIFDYILPLYEVTKAFRKKRLVKGYDFRSSEHRLKLKNGDIQSVEIERSSASHQLIEECMLLANIEASKKVNSVGIFRIHEEPPFKAISKLVDEVNALGVKVKLQNDVHTTITHIQEKANKTTLREEIDELIIHSQTQAKYSSKNLGHFGLGFASYSHFTSPIRRYSDLVLHRILKTKQTPKDIDVICEYISTQERKIDQMVWDYEDRKYARWALKNIGKEVKAKITDTERGIAVTYSEISGAKIYLDNYKGQVLFSKIRVILKSSDLISKKIIGSVRY
- a CDS encoding DsrE family protein, giving the protein MQKEVKILWTTDNKETALHMVLLYAHNAKIKGWMEEVSVLVWGASQKLIAEDKEIQEKVKAMIDDGVKVTACLKCAENMQIAEGLEACNIDIYYTGELLSDWIKSGDTIISV